A window of the Brassica oleracea var. oleracea cultivar TO1000 unplaced genomic scaffold, BOL UnpScaffold00866, whole genome shotgun sequence genome harbors these coding sequences:
- the LOC106320269 gene encoding uncharacterized protein LOC106320269 isoform X2 — protein sequence MNPEEQEMKALISNLPKIWKFEERVVGSDLGFEKFQFDFEKEEDMEGVLKLQPIHFDYWMLSLARWQPNKSLLYPSEITFWVRVIGVPWEFKTEPTFESIGDAIGRTVAVDLDHSRVQVVVDAFNELCFETTVDFTGGEFYDGEEAPVSLLYEKLFGYCQVCGSLCHKDEVCPLDVKNIKKSPEKKREGREGNGAWYDGGKYDDRARSYKGVVINGNANQQNKEREGREYYGKSKGKMGEETYSKWMKVSERGSKRAYTNRGTYRGDGEASRHRPARREDSRPGAKSGQIRPSSGQTREQQPQQDAREEVREEVEIRSAEESRAMPPSQAFQVELAKSQAEGTTVISDPIDVDQGLAAVHGMQEDHVDLEDEDVMDMDEIKAHLLENEIDMDAKDFLEKLEEEETKEVGKKQKEENNAQETDEVVFVEEEQGTLGGDAVKKPGLRKSLFKPSTGTAGSTKMRAFNALASPRKRAAERPGTRHGDTTNQAESKGASNPKLGNQRI from the coding sequence ATGAATCCGGAGGAGCAGGAGATGAAGGCTCTGATCTCGAATCTCCCGAAGATATGGAAATTTGAGGAGAGGGTTGTTGGCTCGGATTTGGGTTTTGAGAAGTTCCAGTTTGACTTCGAAAAGGAGGAGGACATGGAGGGGGTTCTTAAGCTTCAACCTATTCATTTTGATTACTGGATGTTGTCCTTGGCGCGGTGGCAACCTAACAAGTCCTTGCTCTACCCGTCGGAGATAACATTTTGGGTTAGAGTCATAGGAGTCCCGTGGGAGTTCAAAACGGAACCCACTTTTGAGAGCATTGGTGACGCCATAGGAAGGACAGTGGCTGTAGATTTGGATCACTCTCGCGTGCAAGTGGTGGTTGATGCTTTTAATGAGCTGTGTTTTGAAACCACGGTAGACTTCACTGGTGGGGAGTTTTATGATGGAGAGGAAGCTCCGGTATCGCTGCTGTATGAGAAGCTGTTTGGATATTGTCAAGTGTGTGGTAGTCTGTGCCATAAAGATGAAGTCTGTCCCTTAGATGTGAAGAACATCAAGAAGAGCCCAGAAAAGAAACGAGAAGGAAGAGAAGGTAATGGTGCTTGGTACGATGGAGGGAAGTATGATGATCGCGCAAGGAGTTATAAAGGTGTAGTCATTAATGGAAACGCGAATCAACAGAATAAAGAAAGAGAAGGCCGGGAGTATTATGGCAAAAGTAAGGGCAAGATGGGGGAGGAAACATATTCTAAATGGATGAAGGTGTCAGAGAGAGGAAGTAAGAGAGCCTACACTAACCGTGGAACTTATAGAGGAGATGGGGAAGCTTCTCGGCACAGACCTGCGAGGAGAGAGGACTCAAGGCCTGGCGCTAAGAGTGGACAAATTCGACCCTCTTCAGGACAGACTAGGGAGCAACAGCCTCAACAAGATGCTCGTGAGGAAGTTCGAGAGGAGGTTGAGATCAGGTCCGCTGAGGAGTCTCGCGCAATGCCACCTTCTCAAGCGTTTCAAGTGGAACTGGCCAAATCTCAGGCTGAGGGAACGACAGTCATCTCGGATCCTATTGATGTGGACCAAGGGTTGGCAGCGGTACATGGTATGCAGGAGGATCATGTGGACTTAGAAGATGAGGATGTAATGGACATGGATGAGATTAAGGCTCATCTACTTGAGAATGAGATAGATATGGATGCAAAGGATTTTTTAGAGAAGCTAGAAGAGGAGGAAACTAAGGAAGTGGGCAAGAAACAGAAAGAGGAGAACAATGCTCAAGAGACAGACGAGGTGGTGTTTGTGGAAGAAGAGCAAGGCACGCTTGGTGGAGATGCGGTGAAGAAACCAGGATTACGTAAGAGTCTATTCAAGCCGTCGACCGGTACTGCGGGAAGTACTAAAATGAGAGCGTTCAATGCGCTTGCGTCACCACGTAAGCGAGCTGCAGAGAGGCCAGGAACACGACACGGAGATACCACCAATCAAGCAGAGAGTAAGGGTGCTTCAAACCCGAAACTTGGAAATCAGAGGATCTGA
- the LOC106320269 gene encoding uncharacterized protein LOC106320269 isoform X1 — MGWFDRGYDEDGDLDLAKTKDYEDRDFDFNFDHHQDEIESRRKQSTFEQCGGGEERRRNSQKISVPHFDNSALIKTFSKTLIGRCMNPEEQEMKALISNLPKIWKFEERVVGSDLGFEKFQFDFEKEEDMEGVLKLQPIHFDYWMLSLARWQPNKSLLYPSEITFWVRVIGVPWEFKTEPTFESIGDAIGRTVAVDLDHSRVQVVVDAFNELCFETTVDFTGGEFYDGEEAPVSLLYEKLFGYCQVCGSLCHKDEVCPLDVKNIKKSPEKKREGREGNGAWYDGGKYDDRARSYKGVVINGNANQQNKEREGREYYGKSKGKMGEETYSKWMKVSERGSKRAYTNRGTYRGDGEASRHRPARREDSRPGAKSGQIRPSSGQTREQQPQQDAREEVREEVEIRSAEESRAMPPSQAFQVELAKSQAEGTTVISDPIDVDQGLAAVHGMQEDHVDLEDEDVMDMDEIKAHLLENEIDMDAKDFLEKLEEEETKEVGKKQKEENNAQETDEVVFVEEEQGTLGGDAVKKPGLRKSLFKPSTGTAGSTKMRAFNALASPRKRAAERPGTRHGDTTNQAESKGASNPKLGNQRI, encoded by the exons atGGGTTGGTTTGATCGAGGTTACGATGAAGATGGAGATTTGGATTTGGCGAAAACTAAGGATTACGAGGATCgggattttgattttaatttcgATCATCATCAAGACGAAATTGAATCAAGAAGAAAAC AGTCAACTTTTGAGCAATGTGGGGGAGGTGAAGAACGGAGAAGGAACTCGCAGAAGATTTCAGTGCCCCATTTCGATAATTCAGCTCTCATCAAGACTTTTTCCAAAACTCTTATTGGAAGATGTATGAATCCGGAGGAGCAGGAGATGAAGGCTCTGATCTCGAATCTCCCGAAGATATGGAAATTTGAGGAGAGGGTTGTTGGCTCGGATTTGGGTTTTGAGAAGTTCCAGTTTGACTTCGAAAAGGAGGAGGACATGGAGGGGGTTCTTAAGCTTCAACCTATTCATTTTGATTACTGGATGTTGTCCTTGGCGCGGTGGCAACCTAACAAGTCCTTGCTCTACCCGTCGGAGATAACATTTTGGGTTAGAGTCATAGGAGTCCCGTGGGAGTTCAAAACGGAACCCACTTTTGAGAGCATTGGTGACGCCATAGGAAGGACAGTGGCTGTAGATTTGGATCACTCTCGCGTGCAAGTGGTGGTTGATGCTTTTAATGAGCTGTGTTTTGAAACCACGGTAGACTTCACTGGTGGGGAGTTTTATGATGGAGAGGAAGCTCCGGTATCGCTGCTGTATGAGAAGCTGTTTGGATATTGTCAAGTGTGTGGTAGTCTGTGCCATAAAGATGAAGTCTGTCCCTTAGATGTGAAGAACATCAAGAAGAGCCCAGAAAAGAAACGAGAAGGAAGAGAAGGTAATGGTGCTTGGTACGATGGAGGGAAGTATGATGATCGCGCAAGGAGTTATAAAGGTGTAGTCATTAATGGAAACGCGAATCAACAGAATAAAGAAAGAGAAGGCCGGGAGTATTATGGCAAAAGTAAGGGCAAGATGGGGGAGGAAACATATTCTAAATGGATGAAGGTGTCAGAGAGAGGAAGTAAGAGAGCCTACACTAACCGTGGAACTTATAGAGGAGATGGGGAAGCTTCTCGGCACAGACCTGCGAGGAGAGAGGACTCAAGGCCTGGCGCTAAGAGTGGACAAATTCGACCCTCTTCAGGACAGACTAGGGAGCAACAGCCTCAACAAGATGCTCGTGAGGAAGTTCGAGAGGAGGTTGAGATCAGGTCCGCTGAGGAGTCTCGCGCAATGCCACCTTCTCAAGCGTTTCAAGTGGAACTGGCCAAATCTCAGGCTGAGGGAACGACAGTCATCTCGGATCCTATTGATGTGGACCAAGGGTTGGCAGCGGTACATGGTATGCAGGAGGATCATGTGGACTTAGAAGATGAGGATGTAATGGACATGGATGAGATTAAGGCTCATCTACTTGAGAATGAGATAGATATGGATGCAAAGGATTTTTTAGAGAAGCTAGAAGAGGAGGAAACTAAGGAAGTGGGCAAGAAACAGAAAGAGGAGAACAATGCTCAAGAGACAGACGAGGTGGTGTTTGTGGAAGAAGAGCAAGGCACGCTTGGTGGAGATGCGGTGAAGAAACCAGGATTACGTAAGAGTCTATTCAAGCCGTCGACCGGTACTGCGGGAAGTACTAAAATGAGAGCGTTCAATGCGCTTGCGTCACCACGTAAGCGAGCTGCAGAGAGGCCAGGAACACGACACGGAGATACCACCAATCAAGCAGAGAGTAAGGGTGCTTCAAACCCGAAACTTGGAAATCAGAGGATCTGA
- the LOC106320265 gene encoding protein STRICTOSIDINE SYNTHASE-LIKE 8-like, which yields MPISLRVLKQVAAFPVVLAIVCYFFWPSIIAPDLLKGTKDVLQMAKTIPLPGDGPESLEFDSQGEGPYVGVTDGRILKWRGEELGWVEFAYSSPHRDNCSRHKVVPSCGRPLGLSFHKKTGDLYFCDGYFGVMKVGPKGGFAELVVDEAEGRKVMFANQMDIDQEEDVFYFNDSSDKYHFEQVFYVYMSGEKTGRVIKYDMKKKEATVIMDKLHLPNGLALSKDGSFVLTCESGTNTIHRIWVKGPKAGTNEVFAKIPGPMDNIRRTPTGHFWVALHSKDSLFTRVFLSHSFVGKFFIKTLKVETAIHLVNGGKPHGIVVKLSGETGEILEILEDSEGKTMKYVSEAYEREDGNLWFGSVYWPAVWVLDKSVYGLK from the exons ATGCCGATTAGCCTGAGAGTTCTGAAGCAGGTTGCAGCCTTTCCGGTTGTTTTAGCCATCGTTTGCTATTTCTTCTGGCCATCAATCATCGCGCCGGACCTCTTAAAGGGCACGAAGGACGTTCTCCAAATGGCTAAGACCATTCCTCTCCCTGGTGATGGACCAGAGAGCTTAGAATTTGATTCACAAGGTGAAGGCCCTTACGTTGGCGTCACTGACGGTCGCATCCTCAAATGGCGCGGCGAAGAGCTAGGCTGGGTTGAGTTTGCCTACTCTTCTCCTCACAG AGATAACTGTTCGAGGCATAAAGTAGTTCCAAGTTGTGGGAGACCATTGGGACTTAGCTTCCATAAGAAAACAGGAGATCTGTACTTTTGTGATGGTTACTTTGGTGTCATGAAGGTCGGACCAAAGGGAGGCTTCGCCGAGTTAGTTGTTGATGAAGCCGAAGGTCGCAAAGTCATGTTTGCGAACCAAATGGATATAGACCAAGAAGAAGACGTCTTCTACTTCAATGATAGCAGCGATAAATACCACTTCGA GCAAGTGTTCTACGTGTATATGTCAGGGGAGAAGACAGGAAGAGTAATTAAATAcgatatgaaaaagaaagaggcCACAGTTATAATGGACAAACTTCATTTACCTAATGGTTTAGCTCTAAGCAAGGACGGATCCTTTGTACTCACCTGCGAAAGTGGTACAAATACAATCCACAGAATATGGGTCAAAGGTCCCAAAGCCGGGACCAATGAGGTTTTCGCAAAGATCCCGGGTCCTATGGACAATATCCGACGCACGCCTACGGGGCATTTTTGGGTCGCACTGCATTCCAAAGACAGTTTGTTTACTCGTGTGTTTCTTAGTCACTCTTTTGTTGGAAAGTTTTTCATCAAAACGCTGAAGGTGGAGACTGCGATTCATCTCGTTAATGGAGGGAAACCTCATGGAATTGTTGTGAAACTCTCTGGAGAGACAGGAGAGATTCTTGAGATACTTGAGGACAGTGAAGGGAAGACGATGAAGTATGTTAGTGAAGCTTACGAGAGAGAAGATGGCAACTTATGGTTTGGGTCTGTGTATTGGCCGGCCGTTTGGGTTCTTGATAAATCTGTTTACGGTCTCAAATGA